In the Candidatus Woesearchaeota archaeon genome, ACTCCTTATCTTGTGCATAGGGCATCATCATGAAAACATCCCTGATATCAGTCGATCTACATGCAATGATTTTCATGACAAGGAGTGCATCGATAGTAATGATCCTTAACTTAAGCATCTCGGTAATGGTTTTTCCCTTCAGGATTCTCATTGCAGAGTTTTCAAAGATCCATTCTACAGTAAAGGTTACTCCAGTCATTCTGTCGGTTACCTGGCGAATGAGAATGTCTATACTTACCCTAAAGTTATTCTCAACTTTTTTTTCATATCGAGAAAAGTACCCTGAATATTGTGCTTCCTCAGGCATGTGCTCTTTTATATAACCCTGTTTGAGGAGGATCTTTTCTATATTTTTCAATTCGTTCTGGTCTTTAATAACAATATCGCAGTCTACTGAAAATCTTGGTAACGTATATGCATTAACTGCATAACCACCAATGATGACAAAATCGCAGTCTTCTAACTCTCTAAGGGTCTTAAAAATTTCTTCTTCTCTTACTGTAAAAAGGTCTTTCATCAGGTTATACTCTCTCTTTTGCTTTATATTTCCTTCTTATATAGGCTGCTGCATATGCATACATTTCATTTGCGTTTGCAAAGCGTGTTGTTTCTTTTAATGAATCAACCTTGAATCCATCTTTCTCTTCAAAGGATAAGGTGCTTACCGGAAATAAGATAACAAACTCACCGATAGTAGTACCCGATTGCACATAATTTGGAATTTCATTGTTGTTGAAAAATTTCTTCCAGTAGCGTAAGTCTTTTCGCAAGACTTTTATGAAGTAGGGTGATTTTTCCATTCCTCGTTGTACATAGGAATAGTCAGACCAGATCTCGACTGCTGATAACTGAGTAAAGGCATAATTTTTTTTTGCATAGGTTATTATTTTTGGGACTCTGAATTCTAATAAGGCTCGTATAGCATCTGCAGGATTTGTACAAAAATATGTTTGATCTGGATTTTTCTTTAACCATCCCGCCCTCAATAACAACGAGAAAATCTTTTTTTTCATGCTGGATGACACTATCCAGTCTAATTCGGACTGTCTGAATACTTGGTTTACGCCATGCTTTGAAAACAATAAAGCGTATGCCTTTAATCCATACGGCGGTATTTCAATGGTCATGATACGGTTACCTAATAGGTAACCACTATTTAAATCTTTCTTTTCATAATTTAAATGTTTTAATAATGTAGTTATTCTTATTGCTACAGTAGAAATCTTTAAATAGAATCCTT is a window encoding:
- a CDS encoding nucleotidyl transferase AbiEii/AbiGii toxin family protein; this translates as MKDLFTVREEEIFKTLRELEDCDFVIIGGYAVNAYTLPRFSVDCDIVIKDQNELKNIEKILLKQGYIKEHMPEEAQYSGYFSRYEKKVENNFRVSIDILIRQVTDRMTGVTFTVEWIFENSAMRILKGKTITEMLKLRIITIDALLVMKIIACRSTDIRDVFMMMPYAQDKEWVASEIKQRYDLKDRLSNIIEKVTAKQFKDGLSGIYGRVDPRVFEKHKKALLTL